AAAGCAACGCGAAATCAAAGTTTATTTCTAAACGAATTAGGTTCTTCTGTGAAGTTATTGtcatttgtaaacaaaatatatccTTCTTGGTTctttattatttaattttataTTAGCAACTTTGTAATTGGGTCGTGGTGAAATAACCTGAAATTGAAATACTGAAACCCCTCTTGGGTCCATACACATTTTATCATGacaagaaatatctttaaaaatgacaaaacattGGATAAACAGTGCAATATCAATTGTACATTTAAATTAATATATTTGACATATCTGTAgctacatcccagcaaacacacaacgttttcgacatcattcgcaaaacggttataaaaggttgtcagaaaacgtttaaatgtcgggttatataaagggtataaaacgttttaataacattccagaaacatttttgaaaacttgatacaaaacattctaaacagaatgttattttggggttgtttgcccaaaatatttgaaaacgttttcatcacctttatataacccgacatttaaatgttattaaaacgttttgaaaaaaaaattaagaacatttctgtgtttgctggatgcaaatattttaacataatgttatttaaatgttgacaaaatatttggcaaaaaatgttgcaaaaatagtttacaataacatttttgaaaacattttaaaaatattattgtagtgtgttttcatacaaaacgttttaaaacgttttcatgacctttatataacccgacattttaatgttattaaaacgtttttatgtaaaccaaaagccaaaatataacttattaaaaacgtttttaaaacgtttttgtgtttgctggcatgTAAGACTGTCCCGGTGCAGGGTTTACTCTCGTACGAATGAGCATACAAGAATGTGACGCAAACATGGATCGCATTTTCGGCTTTTTTTAGGCTGATTTTggaattatttttttcttcaaaattggtatacacggTTTTCTTTACAATTTGGAACAGTTGTAAAAAGTCAgataatttgtgttaaatttgggcaATAACCTTGACTTTGGTATATTGATGAGTCCAAATTTCTTGTATCGTGTACAAGGTGCTCCTGATTACTTTCAAGGCCTTGTATTTAAAAACAATTGGTTAATACATATCAATCCACCCGTTCACTACGTTCTACTACTCAAAATTTGTTGAGTGTCCCAAAGTGCAATACAAAGTTTTATGATGAGAGAGCTTTTTGTAATGCAGCTCCAGTCTTGTGGAATAACTTGCCTATACAACTCAGATCTGCAGATTCCATCAATCATTTTAAGAGTATTTTAGAAACTCACCGTTTTACCAATGCATTTAGTGATGTTTcttaaacttttaaatttgtacTTAACCTTTTAACCTATTCTCATCTCAGCTGGTTCTGAGTTTTATATGGGTATCGGTTGTATATTATTTGATATAGTTGAAATGTATCTGTGCAATTAATCTTTGTAGTtttggtgtttaaaaaaaaaaaagcgcagtgatttatagtgcgctacgcacaggcacaacgcctagacgttgatccacaagcctcagcacactttacaggttgtcgctgaccactatggccccacatcattccataaaccattaaacaacaattcagggactttgctgcttcaagagcgcacaccctagacaatccacaaataaccatcgcaaccaggatcagctccccgagtttcgtacgggttacaacgagacaaattagcagtgagttccttgtccagaggaatttcaagctaactcaatttttccacgagagcgtactaggcaccgccagggttcgaacccgcaacctctcgcaccatagtcgaacgccttaacgattgagctaacttgactgctttttAACATATTGTAAAGCGCATCATGCGcattgagattttgtatgtaattggctatataagaaatacatattattattattattattataaaaattgtATATTGATGGGTACATTCAAATTCAAATGCTTAGCGGCACGTACACCCTACATAAACCAAACTGGCTTATATAGATTTCCAAAAGGTTAACTACGCTTAAAACTAGAAGCTGGATTATTTTTATAAACATTAAACACCAGTCAAATTTCCTCCATAGTTTGTTATAGTTTACTGTCCAGCAACAAGTGGAAATACTTCTTTTGTACTGTAATCGCATAGCTTTTCGCTCTTTCCAAACAGATAATGGTCATACATATTGACCGAGTATCTGGATGCCGGTGGCTTTCTCCCAAGTGCTTCACAGAGTGCGCGAGTATAATGAGCAGAATTTCCACAACACAGGCCAACGTACTGAATACCCAGTTCCTTACAACGAAGACCGAAGTTGAACACATCCTCTCGTGAGCTGTGAGCACAGTCTAGATTGGCATAGAACAGTCTTTTACCTGTACGAGATAAAAGAATCATTTTCAAGTTCTACAACATTTTCCCGGACTCTGTGTAGGCTATGTGAAAAATAAGTACAACACACTTTTACCCACACATAAAAAGACAGCACAGACATACATTAAAaactcattcagtgatcccagcgcaagtgtaaaaaaattaaaattatttatatattgaTTAAAAGTGAAggctaagtcattcaaattgtcatttggtatttttgaaaggaaaattgggcaaatgaagaaaacagcagtattgatgaagttaatttgtatactgtcagtatataaattacagattcatgtaaatgccttatgttgtcttaaatacacagctttgggctgaaccactagcaggctgacaaatgacaaaggtaccaaaatctgaattttgatgatttttacgatcattcggatgtgcaaatcactgaatgggccttcaaGGTATCTACCTGTTTTGGGGTCTGTCAAAGACTGAAAGTTGGGCTGAGCCTCAGTTGTGCGATAGAGTACAGGCAAAGCGGCCAAAGGAGTCTGAAAAGGaatcacatacaaataaataGCAAACATTGACCAGAAATCAATTCTATTTGACTAGATAATcgtaataacccagcaaacacaaaaacgttttaaaaacgttttaaataagttatattttggcttttggtttaggtaaacacgttttaataacgttaaaatgtcgggttatttaaaggtcatgataacgttttaaaacgttttgtatgataacacactacaacaatatttttaaatgttttcaacaaatgttattgtaaactatttttgcaaacatttttgccaaatattgtatcaatacttaaataacattatgttaaaatatttgaacccagcaaacacagaaatgttcttaaaatgttttttttcaaaaccttttaataacatttaaatgtctggttatataaaggtcatgaaaacgtttttaaaacgttattgaaaatattttgggcaaacatttttcgtttagaatgttttgtatcaagttttcaagaatgtttttggaatgctattaaaacgtttttataccctttatataacccgacatttaaacgttttctgtaaaacatttttgtttgctgagcagtagattatcaaaaaatgtttttaaggttatgaaaacgttttatactcttaatataccctttatataacccgacatttaaacgttttctgacaaccttttataaccatttgcgaatgatgtcgaaaacgttttgtgtttgctgggaagtatcTTATCAACCCAGCTGATCTTTGTGGGTTTTGATTGAATGGAACCGAATTTGTAGCTCATACGTACAATTCAAAACTTCTACACTACCTTTAGGTTGAGTTTCTTGATTTCTTCCATGATTGTTAGGGTAGTTTCTGGTCCTCGTGCACAGTTCAACCCTAACACATCGGCACCTGCTGCTTCAAGGCGAGGGAAGCAATCCGTAAGAAGTACCCCATCTAGGGTAGCTGGTTTACCGTCTACTTTGTGAAGATGCCAAGCGAACGTCAGAACCACGGGTAAATCTATACGGAAATCAAGAATTATATATGTTCGTTTGGGTCGTGTTCGAAGTTCGTTACTTTGTTTTTTCGTTGCCATACTTCGTCTTCCttttgttttcattcatttttcCTTATTTCCTATTTACATGTATCGAAAATTCCACTTCATATAAAGGATTCAGTACGGTGCGTGTTATATTAAAGcctgaaatttattaaaattgtgaaaataaaaaaggaaatattCATGTATTCGGAACGAATGACAACACACATACTTATGGATCATACTATTTATAAATGGGGAATCCATCGCATTTTTTAGATAAAAGGGTTAGATAAAGTATTAGATAAAtagtgagaaacagaccattatcagaaataatgggcgtgttgttcaggCCGGGTgaaatgttagttggtttgaggttgagaccctTGTTTACCTTTAGCATACTCCTTGCAAATATCAAGAGCCAATTTTGCTTCTCCATAGTCACTGAATGTTTCGGCTACAATAAAGTCTGCCTTATACTCCACTGCCCATTCGACTTGCTCCTGCAGATGTAATAAACAGATGAGACAGAATAATTCATCATCATCGTTAGgtaatttaaataaattatacatatgtttaacatgtttaattattTCACATATTACCCAAAATAGAGATTTGTTGGTTTCTTTGTTTAAAGGGTCGCTTTGTGCGGAGCCaaacttgggtcctgatgggacgaGGCTCTACCAAACGTCTCGCGCTCGTCTCATTAGCTTTTGAGGACAGAAACAGAAGACAACTCCCAACGAATCGTTAAATACCTCTCACGACCTGTTTTTGATGAGCTAAATCACAATCCACAATATTCTTattgtaatgtcgctttaaacttaTTGCTTATTATACGACGCCCGTTACCTTGAACATTGTTTTCAGTCTCTCGTCATTCTCCGCATCGTTTGGTTTATAAGCGTTTGTATTACAGATATTTCCCGCCATTAATGTCCCCGTTTCATCAGCTACGTCACGTGCCATGCGCAATGCCTTGCGATTCATCTTCTCAATGTCGTCTTCACGATCAATCAGTGACATCTTTTCACGATGTGCATAATACTGCAATAAGAAGCAGAATATCGAATTATCACATCTCTCAGCCTCGTCCTTCGtgtttatatttttcattaaGCCTCAACGTGAGATGAACTACAGTATTataaccacaatcaaaatgatgcaTCAAATCTAATCATCCGTCTGAATCTCACATCATACGCTTGTATTAATTTTAGAGC
Above is a window of Amphiura filiformis chromosome 7, Afil_fr2py, whole genome shotgun sequence DNA encoding:
- the LOC140156935 gene encoding betaine--homocysteine S-methyltransferase 1-like, giving the protein MAATKGLMERLRDGEFVVCAEGYLFNFEKRGYLRAGAFVPEVVLEHPELVRLQYEEFVHAGSDVVQAFTYYAHREKMSLIDREDDIEKMNRKALRMARDVADETGTLMAGNICNTNAYKPNDAENDERLKTMFKEQVEWAVEYKADFIVAETFSDYGEAKLALDICKEYAKDLPVVLTFAWHLHKVDGKPATLDGVLLTDCFPRLEAAGADVLGLNCARGPETTLTIMEEIKKLNLKTPLAALPVLYRTTEAQPNFQSLTDPKTGKRLFYANLDCAHSSREDVFNFGLRCKELGIQYVGLCCGNSAHYTRALCEALGRKPPASRYSVNMYDHYLFGKSEKLCDYSTKEVFPLVAGQ